A genomic region of Colletotrichum destructivum chromosome 5, complete sequence contains the following coding sequences:
- a CDS encoding Putative FMN-binding split barrel, FAD-binding domain, ferredoxin reductase-type: MNYTTLLTAIFASHIISPEDLFIQTPKMPTRTIEFHAGELALHNLLKVPRQSNPTAAGLPPSYGARIAASPLLALGTLDRHNRPWTTLWGGEAGGVARPIAEDVLGVRSRVDIVDDPVLSALWDVDEEGEGVKDGKVVQPGLGGDGGRLVAGLGIDLRTRDRVKFAGRMVAGAVNGGEVQVAVKVEESLGNCPKYLNKKDVEARASIEKGRVERGLPLGEGALGVVERADMVFLTSGHEESMDTNHRGGPRGFVRVARNDVGGVEIVYPEFSGNRLYQTLGNLKVNPLIGIAIPDFETSDVLYLTGSASILVGRDAASHLPHTKLAVKIAVAAAVFVESGLPFVGTPLEASPYNPPLRLLLSEQQQTPLSSETPTGRTVTLLRREVITPTIARFVFRLEPAGARWEAGQYVTLDFSGELDVGWSHMRDDEPQSLNDDFVRTFTVSRPPSEDCSEVEITARRKGPVTNLLWRWNLRVPLEVPLLGFGGEEAFRLGRRGGEDGVEEVFVAAGVGITPLLAQAGGVLELGGRLRVYWTVRGQDVKLVRDVCGRIEGLAAVMRVFITGRVEEAEEAVITEIEALGAAVEKRRLGEADVKGGTSKRRFFLCTGQEMLKALNGWLEGEEVVWEDFAF; encoded by the exons ATGAACTACACCACGCTCCTCACGGCCATTTTCGCATCACACATCATCTCACCAGAGGACCTGTTCATCCAGACACCCAAAATGCCAACGCGAACGATCGAATTCCATGCGGGCGAGCTCGCCCTCCACAATCTTCTCAAGGTGCCTCGCCAGTCGAACCCCACCGCTGCCGGTCTCCCGCCGTCCTACGGTGCCCGCATCGCCGCATCGCcgctcctggccctcggcaCGCTCGACCGCCACAACCGACCGTGGACTACGCTTtggggcggcgaggcgggcggcgttgCGCGGCCGATCGCCGAGGAcgttctcggcgtccggAGCCGCGTCGACATAGTCGACGACCCCGTCCTGTCCGCGCTATGGGACGtggacgaggaaggggagggcgtGAAGGATGGTAAGGTTGTGCAGCCGGGGCTGGGAGGGGACGGCGGTAGGCTTGTAGCCGGACTGGGGATCGACCTGAGGACCAGGGATCGGGTTAAGTTCGCCGGGCGGATGGTAGCCGGGGCCGTGAACGGCGGGGAGGTGCAGGTCGcggtcaaggtcgaggagagcCTGGGGAACTGCCCCAAGTACCTGAACAagaaggacgtcgaggcACGGGCGTCGATCGAGAAGGGGAGGGTGGAGAGAGGCCTGCCGCTGGGCGAGGGGGCGCTTGGGGTCGTGGAGCGGGCCGACATGGTGTTTCTTACAAGCGGCCACGAGGAGAGCATGGATACAAACCATCGGGGAGGCCCGAGGGGGTTCGTGAGGGTTGCAAGAAATGACGTCGGCGGGGTGGAGATTGTTTATCCCGAAT TTTCCGGCAATCGTCTTTACCAGACGCTGGGGAACCTTAAGGTGAACCCCTTGATCGGCATCGCGATCCCGGACTTTGAGACGTCTGACGTCCTTTAC CTCACAGGATCGGCGTCTATACTCGTCGGAAGGGACGCCGCCTCGCATCTCCCGCATACGAAGCTCGCGGTGAAGATCGcggtagcggcggcggtgtttGTCGAGTCCGGGCTGCCCTTCGTCGGCACGCCCCTGGAGGCGTCGCCTTATAACCCTCCATTGCGGCTGTTGCTCAGCGAGCAACAGCAGACGCCGCTGTCATCAGAAACACCAACGGGCAGAACAGTGACGCTCCTCCGCCGTGAGGTGATCACGCCGACAATCGCGCGCTTCGTCTTCCGGTTAGAGCCGGCCGGGGCGAGGTGGGAGGCCGGGCAGTACGTCACGCTCGACTTCTCGGGGGAGCTGGACGTCGGGTGGAGCCACAtgcgcgacgacgagccgcAGAGCCTCAACGACGACTTTGTCAGGACGTTCACGGTGTCCCGCCCGCCGTCGGAGGACTGCAGCGAGGTTGAGATCACGGCGAGGCGGAAGGGGCCGGTCACGAACCTGCTGTGGCGGTGGAACCTGCGGGTGCCGCTAGAGGTCCCCTTACTGGGattcggcggcgaggaggcgttccggctgggacgacgaggaggggaagacggCGTGGAGGAGGTGTTTGTGGCGGCCGGGGTCGGGATCACGCCGCTGCTCGCGCAGGCCGGCGGTGTTTTGGAGTTgggggggaggttgaggGTGTACTGGACCGTGAGGGGACAGGACGTCAAGCTGGTGAGGGATGTCTGCGGGAGAATTGAGGGGCTGGCGGCTGTCATGCGGGTGTTCATCACAGGCCGGGTTgaggaggcggaagaggcgGTCATCACGGAGATCGAGGCGCTCGGTGCCGCGGTCGAGAAGCGTAGGTTGGGGGAGGCGGATGTCAAAGGCGGGACGAGCAAGAGGAGGTTCTTCCTGTGCACGGGGCAGGAAATGCTGAAGGCGCTGAATGGGTGgctggagggggaggaggtcgtGTGGGAGGACTTTGCGTTCTGA
- a CDS encoding Putative PAS domain-containing protein, which translates to MSTPELQYPASYLQPQKPTDRVLSFRSQYQVPTTMNPWESCALQYQFSGEDEQASQGNAASWRQPQPAADPVMYPGLYCPSGFDMMSILLRVAGRPNPKVKLGAIDCSVALLLCDLEQPDTPIVYASEHFSILTGYSNKEILGKNCRFLQAPGGKVSQKSSRKHVDKNVVNDMRKAVEANDEVQLEVLNFKKDGTPFVNLLTMIPVRWESQHFRYSVGFQVERED; encoded by the exons ATGTCCACACCAGAGCTTCAGTACCCGGCGTCCTATCTCCAGCCTCAGAAGCCAACGGATCGCGTACTCTCCTTCCGCTCTCAATACCAAGTCCCCACCACCATGAATCCCTGGGAATCATGTGCACTTCAG TACCAATTTTCCGGCGAGGATGAGCAAGCCTCCCAAGGAAACGCGGCCTCTTGGCGACAAccccagcccgccgccgatcCCGTTATGTACCCCGGCCTGTATTGTCCCTCCGGCTTCGACATGATGAGCATTCTT CTGCGTGTTGCTGGCAGGCCCAACCCCAAGGTCAAactcggcgccatcgactGCTCCGTCGCCTTGTTGCTATGCGACCTTGAGCAGCCAGACACCCCGATCGTCTACGCATCCGAACATTTCAGCATCCTGACCGGCTATTCGAACAAGGAAATCCTTGGCAAGAACTGCCGTTTCCTCCAAGCCCCCGGCGGCAAGGTCTCTCAGAAGTCATCCCGCAAGCACGTCGACAAGAACGTCGTCAATGACATGcgcaaggccgtcgaggccaacgacGAGGTCCAGCTCGAGGTTCTCAACTTCAAGAAGGACGGTACCCCCTTTGTCAACCTGCTCACCATGATTCCCGTCCGCTGGGAATCCCAGCATTTCCGATACTCCGTCGGCTTCCAGGTGGAGCGGGAGGATTGA
- a CDS encoding Putative rmlC-like cupin domain superfamily, rmlC-like jelly roll protein: protein MPLRGPVPVKLCKKEDSEVVRVGPMTVYIFEDGSNTDNRIGCMTLELPPAASGPPMHWHRFHDECFLVTKGTVRFTTPDGDVDAEEGQLMVVPPRAIHTFSNPSETEPAEFFMTSTPGYYMDYFRTMSKTVAEGKKLSREETQHLMALFGTFPPDVESEP, encoded by the exons ATGCCCCTCCGCGGACCCGTGCCGGTGAAGCTGTGCAAGAAGGAGGACAGCGAGGTGGTCCGCGTAGGGCCCATGACGGTTTACATCTTCGAGGACGGCAGCAACACAGACAACCGGATCGGGTGCATGACGCTGGAGCTGCCGCCCGCGGCATCCGGGCCGCCGATGCACTGGCACCGCTTCCACGACGAGTGCTTCCTCGTGACCAAGG GGACGGTCCGGTTCACGACGCCAGATGGGGACGTCGACGCTGAGGAGGGGCAGCTGATGGTCGTGCCGCCGCGGGCGATCCACACCTTCTCCAACCCGTCAGAGACCGAGCCGGCCGAGTTCTTCATGACGTCTACCCCAG GATACTACATGGATT ACTTCCGCACCATGAGCAAGACCGTCGCcgaggggaagaagctgtCCCGGGAGGAGACGCAGCACCTGATGGCCCTCTTCGGGACATTCCCGCCGGATGTGGAGTCGGAGCCGTAG
- a CDS encoding Putative small ribosomal subunit protein uS13-like, H2TH, translated as MPEIAEVARCVHFLRRHLLGKKIAKVSAPDDANVFGKVGTSGPAFEKAVKGRKVVSVGSQGKYFWITFDKPPHAVMHLGMTGWIHIKGDKTAYTNYYKKMKDGEADAWPPKYWKFQLETDDDPPVAAAFTDPRRFGRIRLVNCPGADIRNHSPLKENGPDPVVDADVFTEAYFCDKMRSRHVPVKALLLDQSHISGIGNWVADEVLYQSRLHPEQYCDTFGEAESRRLYEAVRYVCQTAVDKLGDSDEFPADWLFNYRWGKGSKDAASALPNGEKLAFITVGGRTSCYAPGRQKKTGQVVASAKEEPVGDEEGKPKAVPGKAKRRVKAQESEDEKPAKKARGAKGSATSKSKAKVKQEEEVEEEEAPQPPAVETVPGRKSRGSKAAEKPKAPSGTKNTAKDKAKVETPAEDTSSRRRSLRLKK; from the exons ATGCCTGAAATTGCTGAAG TCGCCCGGTGCGTGCACTTCCTGCGCCGGCACCTGCTCGGGAAGAAGATCGCCAAGGTCTCTGCCCCCGACGATGCCAACGTCTTCGGCAAGGTCGGTACTAGCGGTCCGGCCTTCGAGAAGGCAGTGAAGGGACGGAAGGTCGTGTCTGTGGGAAGCCAAGGGAAGTACTTTTG GATAACCTTTGACAAACCGCCTCATGCGGTGATGCACTTGGGCATGACAG GGTGGATACACATCAAGGGCGACAAGACTGCCTACACGAACTACTACAAAAAGATGAAAGACGGTGAGGCCGACGCCTGGCCGCCAAAGTACTGGAAGTTCCAGCtcgagaccgacgacgacccccCAGTCGCGGCCGCCTTCACCGACCCGCGTCGCTTCGGCCGCATCCGTCTCGTCAACTGCCCTGGTGCCGACATCCGGAACCACTCGCCGCTCAAAGAAAACGGCCCGGAccccgtcgtcgatgccgacgtcTTCACCGAGGCCTACTTCTGCGACAAGATGCGCTCGCGCCACGTGCCCGTCaaggcgctgctgctggatcAGTCACACAtcagcggcatcggcaactgggtcgccgacgaggtgcTCTACCAGTCGAGGCTGCACCCGGAGCAGTACTGCGACACcttcggcgaggccgagtcgCGGCGGCTATACGAGGCCGTGCGGTACGTGTGCCAGACGgccgtcgacaagctcggcgactCGGACGAGTTCCCGGCCGACTGGCTTTTCAACTACCGCTGGGGCAAGGGGAGTAAggacgccgcctcggcgctgcCGAACGGAGAAAAGCTCGCCTTCATCACCGTCGGCGGGCGGACGAGCTGCTACGCTCCTGGgaggcagaagaagacggggCAGGTcgtggcctcggccaaggaggagcctgtcggggacgaggaggggaAGCCCAAGGCCGTTCCCGGGAAGGCCAAGAGGCGGGTGAAAGCAcaggagagcgaggacgagaagcccGCCAAGAAAGCGCGGGGCGCCAAAGGCTCTGCGACGTCAAAGTCCAAGGCAAAGGTTAagcaagaggaggaggtggaggaggaggaagctcCCCAGCCTCCTGCGGTCGAGACCGTTCCAGGACGGAAATCGCGGGGCTCCAAAGCCGCAGAGAAACCCAAAGCCCCATCCGGGACGAAGAACACTGCAAAGGATAAGGCGAAGGTGGAGACTCCGGCAGAGGACACGAGTAGTAGACGGAGATCCCTCCGATTGAAGAAATAG
- a CDS encoding Putative peptidase S10, serine carboxypeptidase, alpha/Beta hydrolase codes for MRRGHDAGHLTMRLVHSALALVALLPTLTAAQFPSTSVNLTTITSPVDGNVTIRYKIPDGACKTAYDSQQQYTGWVSVPGPFPANMFFWFIGAREPTNAMTIWLNGGPGVSSLFGMFTEVGPCEVVEKGLDQYETVAREWGWDRASNMLFIDQPNQVGFSYDIATNGSMDLFNANQSSPPQPLPRSQPPATFLNGTFSSLNVNNTANTTETAAIAVWHMLQGFLGAFPQYNPPNNSSLGINLFAESYGGKYGPVFSDVWERQNEKRQNSSLFANTTLEVHLTSLGIVNGCIDDQVQAPYYPAMATNNTYGFKAITDVRATMANGTLYARGGCFDLIQQCRTAESVYDANNTGGVGTVNDLCSRAYTTCNDNVVAPYAESGRSWYDIARQNPDSFPPNTYLEYVNTAAFQQSIGSTVNFTMTSQAVLSAFQTTGDHMRGPLIPKLAGLLQRGIRVALIYGDRDYVCNWLGGEAASADLAWQTGALYGRNFTAAGYAPIIVNDSYIGGVVRQFGNLSFSRIYQAGHSVPAYQPETAFQVFARVIMGTSISTGDRVDLASFNTSGDAHATHTDKLPRSPDPTCWLRYMQGSCSDDQVGMLRRGEGAVINGVLYSASSDWPLATQAPTSTQPATSSSSTVLTGLFTATTTPKSAGTVARPRNSFATFAALMAGAVCVGIGSL; via the exons ATGCGCCGAGGCCACGATGCGGGACATCTCACCATGCGCCTCGTCCATTCCGCcctcgctctcgtcgccctgcTACCGACCTTGACCGCCGCCCAGTTCCCCTCCACCTCGGTCAATCTCACCACAATCACCTCGCCTGTAGACGGAAATGTCACCATTCGCTACAAGATCCCCGACGGCGCCTGCAAGACGGCATACGACTCCCAGCAGCAGTACACCGGATGGGTCAGCGTCCCGGGGCCCTTCCCGGCCAACATGTTCTTCTGGTTCATCGGTGCCCGCGAACCCACCAACGCCATGACCATCTGGCTTAACGGCGGCCCCGGTGTCAGCTCGCTGTTTGGCATGTTCACTGAGGTCGGTCCCTGCGAGGTTGTCGAGAAGGGGCTGGATCAGTACGAGACTGTTGCACGGGAATGGGGCTGGGACCGCGCTTCCAACATGCTCTTCATTGACCAG CCTAACCAAGTCGGCTTCTCGTACGATATTGCGACCAACGGCTCTATGGACCTTTTCAATGCGAACCAGTCGAgcccgccgcagccgctCCCCAGAAGCCAGCCGCCCGCGACCTTCCTCAACGGAACCTTCAGCTCCTTGAACGTCAACAACACAGCAAACACCACTGAgacggccgccatcgccgtgtGGCATATGCTTCAGGGCTTCTTAGGCGCCTTTCCCCAGTACAACCCTCCTAACAACAGCTCCCTGGGCATCAACCTTTTTGCCGAGAGCTACGGCGGGAAGTATGGCCCCGTCTTCTCTGACGTCTGGGAGAGGCAGAATGAGAAACGCCAAAACAGCTCCTTGTTCGCCAACACCACGCTCGAGGTCCATCTGACGTCTCTGGGCATCGTCAATGGCTGCATCGACGACCAGGTCCAGGCCCCCTACTACCCAGCCATGGCCACCAACAACACGTACGGCTTCAAGGCCATCACCGACGTCCGCGCAACCATGGCGAATGGCACTCTGTACGCTCGGGGCGGCTGTTTCGACTTGATTCAACAGTGTCGCACAGCCGAATCCGTCTACGACGCCAACAACACGGGCGGGGTTGGCACAGTCAACGACTTGTGTTCGCGGGCGTACACGACGTGCAACGATAATGTCGTGGCACCATATGCCGAGTCCGGTCGGAGCTGGTACGACATCGCGCGCCAGAACCCGGACTCGTTCCCGCCGAACACGTACCTCGAGTACGTAAACACGGCCGCCTTCCAGCAGTCCATCGGGTCCACTGTCAACTTTACCATGACAAGCCAGGCCGTCCTCTCGGCCTTCCAGACGACCGGCGACCACATGAGGGGGCCCCTGATCCCGAAGCTGgccggcctcctccagcGCGGCATTCGGGTCGCCCTCATTTACGGCGACCGCGACTACGTCTGCAactggctcggcggcgaggccgcgtCGGCCGACCTCGCCTGGCAGACTGGCGCTCTCTACGGCCGCAACTTCACGGCCGCCGGCTACGcccccatcatcgtcaacgacTCGTACATTGGTGGCGTCGTCCGCCAATTCGGGAACCTGTCCTTCAGCCGTATTTACCAGGCCGGCCACTCGGTGCCCGCCTACCAGCCGGAAACCGCGTTCCAGGTCTTTGCCCGTGTCATCATGGGCACCTCCATCTCGACCGGCGACCGCGTCGACCTGGCCAGCTTTAACACCTCGGGCGACGCCCACGCGACCCATACGGACAAGCTGCCCAGATCGCCCGACCCTACGTGCTGGCTGCGGTACATGCAAGGGTCCTGCAGCGACGACCAGGTCGGCATGCTTCggcgcggcgagggcgccgtcatcaacgGCGTGCTGTACAGCGCCTCGAGCGACTGGCCCCTAGCCACGCAGGCCCCGACGTCGACGCAGCCGGCcacctcatcgtcgtcgacggtgcTGACAGGGCTCTTcaccgcgacgacgactcccaagagcgccggcaccgtcgctCGACCGAGAAACTCCTTTGCGACGTTTGCCGCCTTAATGGCTGGTGCCGTTTGTGTTGGCATCGGCAGTTTGTAA
- a CDS encoding Putative PUA-like superfamily protein, whose translation MPPQTRSGGRARAAPPPDRVYKSTKPAKQATFPHRRTEVRTYSARKPTARISDHQQRTLTQMFETTRSSPVRFDLSDDEEDPMPRKKRRKTAGDEPTPSSSFHTQTLTQMSRKSLEKSSGDEEEDDVWQFQPSDDEIEKHAPVLPSAKDKENQVPGRKALSRTPSVIPQTPTNKRVILEIPSSQGSPLTPMLARYSPAPKRSPLKNKSTNTMSPLPKLTGSVKRPRTLTVQDSYATTGSQASSQLTSPSKMPLQPAKNVRFITSHPTASLVPMEEDEEEETEGEEQEGRDVSPSPRRPARSPLREIADSEDELDDLEILDEEAEGYDAVGEETQVQMDQLLASSEEKQASKEASPAEEDDSDKENVTPAASDEDDEEATVVLSKPFAFPKLARLDSGASGRRETVEVITSSPEPTHNSGSSVIGEASGETNDESVSQTPTQGQKTPKSKGKASVETPKTPHTQGLESQRLPQDVVVGMGPQGDRTDIFISIRPEHMENIVAGRKNYEFRNYKIPHTVSRMWLYVTQPVGELRYMACFSDAKTPGEIDEDGIGNAEFNQKKGSKFAYRLDRLYELNDPLSLQYMMDRDYLHGPPQKYNYVLPAVVGHLMANLRCSVFGDDEDEDEEDRAETEAEPEPETGRRGTLPAASGPSQDRIMSQELAEQIRSDIERSTQHHSSDADLLVPSSQTPTRSRRKFGTELHLTKPTLPPTPFSRPPNPTPRRAVRPSQATTVSHASSSPSQIRFESVPRPTHADSSLPIFVDDEDDSPIRLPSGTFQLDSSQLLSKSQMLPESLLLENRGDDDEEEIVFDSEQDDDL comes from the coding sequence ATGCCACCACAAACCCGCTCTGGCGGCCGGGCCCGggctgcccctcctcccgacCGAGTCTACAAGTCTACTAAGCCGGCCAAGCAGGCAACGTTCCCGCATCGTCGAACCGAAGTGCGAACGTACAGCGCCCGCAAGCCTACTGCTCGTATCTCCGATCACCAGCAGAGGACTCTGACCCAAATGTTCGAGACCACGCGATCGTCGCCTGTGCGGTTCGACCTATccgatgatgaggaagacCCCATGCccaggaagaaaagaagaaagactGCCGGGGATGAACCAACACCGAGCTCTTCCTTTCACACGCAGACCCTGACGCAGATGTCAAGGAAATCTTTAGAGAAATCCTCGggtgacgaggaagaggacgacgtgTGGCAGTTCCAGCCCTCGGACGATGAGATAGAGAAGCATGCGCCGGTACTTCCTTCTGCCAAAGACAAGGAAAACCAAGTGCCTGGCAGGAAGGCCCTAAGCAGAACGCCATCCGTCATTCCACAAACACCGACCAACAAGCGTGTCATTCTCGAGATTCCGTCGTCGCAAGGCAGCCCCCTCACGCCCATGCTGGCTAGGTACAGCCCCGCGCCTAAGAGGTCTCCCTTGAAAAACAAGTCGACCAACACAATGTCACCGCTGCCGAAACTTACTGGATCCGTCAAACGCCCACGAACTCTTACGGTCCAAGACTCTTACGCGACCACGGGAAGCCAAGCCTCAAGCCAGCTCACTTCTCCTTCCAAAATGCCACTGCAGCCTGCCAAGAATGTTCGTTTCATCACGTCGCATCCCACAGCCAGCCTAGTTCCGatggaggaagacgaagaggaggaaacggAAGGCGAAGAACAGGAAGGACGCGACGTCAGCCCATCACCCCGGCGACCGGCGAGATCACCTCTGCGCGAAATTGCCGACTCTGAGGATGAGCTCGATGACCTTGAAATTCTAGATGAAGAGGCTGAAGGGTACGACGCCGTTGGCGAAGAAACCCAGGTCCAGATGGATCAACTGCTTGCTTCGTcggaagagaagcaggcTTCCAAGGAGGCATCCCCTGCAGAAGAGGACGACTCTGATAAGGAGAATGTCACCCCTGCCGCcagcgacgaagatgatgaggAAGCCACGGTGGTTTTGTCAAAGCCGTTCGCGTTTCCCAAACTCGCGCGCCTGGATTCGGGTGCATCAGGGCGCAGGGAGACGGTGGAAGTCATCACGTCTTCCCCTGAGCCTACCCATAACAGCGGCTCGAGCGTTATTGGGGAAGCAAGTGGCGAGACCAATGACGAGTCTGTTTCTCAGACGCCCACGCAAGGCCAGAAAACACCCAAGTCCAAGGGAAAGGCTTCTGTCGAGACACCAAAGACGCCTCATACACAAGGGTTGGAAAGCCAGCGGCTTCCTCAAGATGTCGTAGTCGGCATGGGCCCCCAGGGCGATCGGACAGACATCTTCATCTCCATTCGCCCGGAACACATGGAGAATATTGTGGCCGGCAGGAAAAACTACGAGTTCCGCAACTACAAGATTCCGCATACTGTCTCGCGAATGTGGCTCTACGTCACCCAGCCCGTCGGAGAGCTGAGGTACATGGCTTGCTTCAGCGATGCAAAGACGCCGGGCGAGATCGACGAAGATGGCATCGGCAACGCGGAGTTCAATCAGAAGAAGGGTTCTAAGTTTGCCTATCGCCTGGACAGACTCTACGAGTTGAACGATCCATTATCTCTTCAGTACATGATGGATCGCGATTACCTGCACGGGCCGCCACAGAAGTACAACTATGTACTGCCGGCCGTTGTTGGGCATTTGATGGCCAACCTGAGATGTTCGGTATTTGgagacgatgaagatgaagatgaggaagaccGAGCCGAAACCGAAGCCGAGCCCGAACCTGAAACTGGCAGGAGAGGGACGTTGCCGGCTGCCTCGGGACCTTCGCAAGATCGTATAATGTCTCAGGAACTGGCTGAGCAGATCCGAAGCGACATCGAGCGCTCGACGCAACACCACTCGTCGGACGCTGACCTGCTGGTGCCATCCAGCCAAACGCCAACCAGAAGTCGACGCAAGTTCGGCACGGAGCTCCATCTCACCAAGCCcacgttgccgccgacccCCTTCAGCCGGCCGCCGAATCCCACGCCACGCCGGGCGGTGCGGCCTTcgcaggcgacgacggtgagcCACGCATCGAGCAGCCCCTCGCAGATACGGTTCGAATCGGTGCCGCGGCCCACCCACGCGGACTCGAGCCTGCCCATCttcgtggacgacgaggacgacagcCCGATCCGCCTGCCGTCCGGCACGTTCCAGCTGGACTCGTCTCAGCTGCTGTCTAAAAGCCAGATGCTGCCCGAGAGCCTGCTGTTGGAGAATCggggggacgacgacgaagaagagatTGTGTTTGATTCGGAgcaggacgacgacctgTAA
- a CDS encoding Putative NADH:ubiquinone oxidoreductase, 30kDa subunit, NADH dehydrogenase, subunit C: MATKLYRSRALAGLRNCRPSEIRCFSTSIPQLAGLPTGFPKDAENMRKSPRQHIGTLKVPLVNPADKYESKADNMHKYGSWIMGCLPKYVQQISVWKDELTIYVSPSGIIPVFSFLKYNSSAEFTQVSDITAVDYPTRDQRFEVVYNLLSVRHNSRIRVKTYADEASPVPSITPLYDGANWYEREVYDLFGVFFTDHPDLRRIMTDYGFEGHPLRKDFPLTGYTELRYDEEKKRIVTEPLELTQAFRNFEGGTSAWEQVGPGTDRRPDTFKLPTPKPEEKKEEPKK; encoded by the exons ATGGCGACTAAGCTCTATCGTAGTAGGGCTCTGGCGGGCTTGCGCAACTGCCGCCCCAGCGAAATCCGATGCTTCTCGACTTCCATCCCTCAATTGGCCGGCCTCCCGACCGGGTTTCCCAAGGATGCTGAGAACATGAGGAAGTCTCCTCGCCAGCACATCGGCACCCTCAAGGTCCCTCTTGTCAACCCGGCTGACAAGTACGAGTCCAAGGCCGACAACATGCACAAATATGGGTCTTGGATCATGGGCTGCTTGCCCAAGTACGTCCAGCAGATCTCGGTCTGGAAGGACGAGCTCACCATCTACGTCTCTCCCTCGGGAATCATCCCCGTCTTCTCATTCCTCAAGT ACAACAGCTCGGCCGAGTTCACTCAGGTGAGCGACATCACCGCGGTCGATTACCCGACCAGAGACCAGCGATTCGAGGTCGTCTACAACCTCCTCAGTGTGCGCCACAACTCCCGCATCCGCGTCAAGACctacgccgacgaggcctcGCCCGTTCCCAGCATCACTCCCCTTTACGACGGAGCCAACTGGTACGAGCGTGAGGTTTATGACCTGTTTGGCGTCTTCTTCACCGACCACCCGGATCTGCGCAGAATCATGACCGACTACGGTTTCGAGGGCCACCCACTGCGAAAGGATTTCCCTCTTACCGGCTACACTGAGCTCAGgtacgacgaggagaagaagcgcatcGTCACCGAGCCTCTTGAGCTCACCCAGGCGTTCCGCAACTTCGAGGGAGGCACCAGCGCCTGGGAGCAGGTTGGACCTGGCACCGACAGACGCCCCGATACCTTCAagctgccgacgccgaagcccgaggagaagaaggaggagccgAAGAAATAA